A window of Longispora fulva contains these coding sequences:
- a CDS encoding DUF4240 domain-containing protein, which yields MDEDTFWALVAESRHDGGSNTELVSRVLFRRLRALDATDVVEFVRFWEQARSLLYSWPVTDAACLLLGPVEEEDLCHIQDWIISYGRTVVERIARDPDALTDLASDAGNARAQWFGEFITEAHIVVSGIWPPGYDPDGPDDLIGERLDLDDWTAVRRRFPSLAAFRRDHPELGNPELR from the coding sequence GTGGACGAAGACACATTCTGGGCACTTGTCGCGGAGTCCCGACACGACGGCGGAAGCAACACCGAGCTCGTCTCACGCGTCCTCTTCCGCCGGCTCCGCGCGCTCGATGCGACTGACGTCGTCGAGTTCGTCCGATTTTGGGAACAAGCACGGTCTCTTTTGTACTCGTGGCCAGTGACCGACGCGGCCTGCCTGCTGCTCGGTCCGGTAGAGGAGGAAGACCTGTGTCATATCCAGGACTGGATCATCTCCTACGGCCGCACAGTCGTCGAGCGGATCGCACGGGATCCAGATGCCCTCACGGATCTTGCCTCGGATGCGGGCAATGCCCGCGCGCAGTGGTTCGGCGAGTTCATAACGGAGGCGCATATCGTCGTCAGTGGCATCTGGCCGCCCGGCTACGATCCTGACGGGCCAGACGACCTGATCGGTGAGCGCCTGGACCTCGACGACTGGACTGCCGTCCGTCGGCGGTTTCCCAGTCTGGCCGCGTTTCGGCGTGACCACCCCGAACTTGGTAACCCCGAGCTTCGCTGA
- a CDS encoding M56 family metallopeptidase, which produces MSASGSDGTAAGHAQAQIDERALTAGTNARFALLVVLILVSSGAMMLDVSASLSNPVGFGCAPATPDISDLGEPGNLIGVLSGILHDHLADACLARFRYAPPVWLVLAGPAAVVALARGLFLTLPWWKARHGRVIPLSAIDTDGEIGSALGRLATEAGLDQLPRVVVDPSAITAGAVVFGNNTQPVMRLDAGLLTRRTSDPVAFRAVVLHELGHVSNRDITITYATVAVWRAFLAIVLVPYVAWGAAQLVTVARTPYWPGHAPVLVRHLALPVFLTVLVYLARSEVLRLREVYADRTAIRHGADPLGWVDAVPSGPRALRRAGSAFAELWRTHPRWDLRLRSLTDPAALFGARAVPMFVTGVSSTLITASVTAYLGAYNLGYDPFASWPAFATHAVQLLAGPALITALAGVALWRAVAYDALTSRATRSGVWAGLWLGAGLATGELVIGQVTGNHWLPPRAGALVLPVLAGVAFAWWITRCAELWVNSWRGRTLRLPMLLSLTTAFLLLSAWVLWWQYEGMLFAAGVRFNPDLGLQLYEQADPVIATSHPHMTTVVNVTSMVLAGLPLWPLLIPTAVILAATSLLAWATRPADGTPPWAQGTIDVRWSAPPRPLLRQALLPGVLGGLACWATVTWVQAQLHTWPGHRFGLYLLIYEKWQIIALVVPAAGAAILASALATRHRLILALIATQTATLVGFLGLFALASTDGCLESLSILQTSCAWRPAFTWGNVGSALGIALVLASVAAFPATAITAPLRRRRHRPAPEAGAATRPVPRLGVFASCVLLVATAALVVTTRTTLVGATGRTEPLGATTPSNSQLPSSRRVRQDLLPRTDIPVPPQVATAVAAWRDQGGDRLLRRFADQWNLVYRTMRDSEHALGPGWVDFAKLRPICGNLRAIAHDAAGYPAIPDAQAQQHWQQVIELAETGGSLCEQVGEDPHDTRAPQSVQALGAALGHTTAVLNRLNTMS; this is translated from the coding sequence GTGTCCGCAAGCGGCAGTGACGGCACGGCCGCCGGACACGCCCAGGCCCAGATTGACGAACGGGCACTCACCGCGGGAACGAACGCGCGGTTCGCGCTGCTGGTGGTCTTGATCCTGGTGTCCAGCGGCGCGATGATGCTCGATGTCAGCGCGAGCCTCTCCAACCCGGTCGGATTCGGCTGCGCCCCCGCCACCCCCGACATCAGCGACCTCGGTGAACCGGGGAACCTGATCGGGGTCCTGTCCGGCATTCTCCACGACCACCTGGCCGACGCGTGCCTGGCCCGGTTTCGGTACGCTCCCCCGGTCTGGCTGGTCCTGGCCGGTCCGGCCGCCGTCGTGGCCCTGGCTCGGGGGCTGTTCCTCACTCTGCCATGGTGGAAAGCGCGCCACGGCCGGGTCATCCCGCTGAGTGCGATCGACACCGACGGTGAGATCGGCTCCGCCCTGGGGCGGCTGGCCACGGAAGCGGGGCTGGACCAGCTGCCACGCGTCGTCGTGGATCCTTCGGCGATCACGGCCGGCGCGGTGGTGTTCGGCAACAACACCCAGCCGGTCATGCGCCTGGACGCCGGGCTGCTCACCCGGCGCACCAGCGACCCGGTGGCGTTCCGCGCGGTGGTCCTGCACGAACTGGGCCACGTCAGCAACAGGGACATCACCATCACCTACGCCACGGTGGCCGTGTGGCGGGCGTTCCTGGCGATCGTGCTGGTCCCCTACGTGGCGTGGGGAGCGGCCCAGCTGGTCACGGTGGCACGGACGCCGTACTGGCCCGGTCACGCGCCGGTCCTGGTCCGCCATCTGGCTCTACCGGTGTTCCTGACCGTGCTGGTCTACCTGGCGCGCTCCGAAGTCCTGCGGCTGCGGGAGGTCTACGCCGACCGGACCGCCATCCGCCACGGAGCCGACCCCCTCGGATGGGTCGACGCCGTGCCGAGCGGCCCAAGGGCACTGAGGCGGGCCGGGTCCGCGTTCGCCGAGCTGTGGCGGACCCATCCTCGGTGGGACCTGCGACTGCGGTCGCTGACCGACCCGGCGGCCCTGTTCGGCGCTCGGGCGGTGCCGATGTTCGTCACCGGGGTGTCCTCGACGCTGATCACCGCCAGCGTGACCGCGTACCTGGGGGCCTACAACCTCGGGTATGACCCGTTCGCGTCGTGGCCGGCGTTCGCCACGCACGCGGTACAGCTGCTCGCGGGCCCGGCGCTGATCACCGCGTTGGCGGGGGTCGCCCTGTGGCGGGCGGTCGCCTACGACGCTCTCACCTCGCGCGCCACCCGGTCCGGCGTGTGGGCCGGGCTGTGGCTGGGCGCCGGGCTAGCCACGGGCGAGCTGGTCATCGGTCAGGTCACGGGCAACCACTGGCTGCCGCCCCGGGCCGGGGCGCTCGTTCTTCCGGTGCTCGCCGGTGTGGCGTTCGCGTGGTGGATCACCCGCTGCGCCGAGCTGTGGGTGAACAGCTGGCGTGGTCGGACCCTGCGTCTGCCGATGTTGCTGAGTCTGACCACCGCGTTCCTGCTGCTGTCGGCCTGGGTGCTGTGGTGGCAGTACGAAGGAATGTTGTTCGCCGCAGGGGTGCGTTTCAATCCGGACCTGGGCCTCCAGCTGTACGAGCAGGCCGATCCGGTGATCGCCACGAGCCATCCACACATGACCACGGTCGTCAACGTGACGTCGATGGTGCTGGCGGGCCTCCCCCTGTGGCCGCTACTGATCCCCACGGCCGTCATCCTGGCCGCGACCTCGCTGTTGGCCTGGGCCACGCGCCCAGCCGACGGGACACCACCATGGGCGCAGGGCACCATCGACGTGCGATGGTCGGCGCCACCGCGACCCCTGTTGCGTCAGGCGCTGCTGCCGGGCGTGCTCGGCGGCCTGGCCTGCTGGGCCACCGTCACATGGGTGCAAGCACAACTACACACCTGGCCCGGACACCGGTTCGGCCTGTACCTGCTGATCTACGAGAAGTGGCAGATCATCGCCCTGGTCGTCCCGGCGGCGGGGGCCGCCATCCTCGCGAGCGCGCTGGCGACCAGACACCGGCTGATCCTCGCTCTGATCGCCACACAGACCGCGACCCTGGTCGGATTTCTCGGACTGTTCGCGCTCGCGTCGACGGACGGGTGCCTGGAATCGCTGAGCATCCTCCAGACCTCTTGTGCCTGGCGACCCGCCTTCACCTGGGGAAACGTCGGCAGCGCCCTGGGCATCGCACTGGTGCTCGCTTCAGTTGCCGCCTTCCCCGCCACGGCGATCACGGCACCGCTGCGCCGGCGGCGGCATCGGCCTGCCCCGGAAGCGGGCGCCGCGACCCGGCCCGTCCCCCGCCTCGGCGTGTTCGCGTCCTGCGTCCTGCTGGTCGCCACCGCCGCGTTGGTGGTGACCACGAGAACGACCCTGGTCGGGGCGACGGGAAGAACCGAACCCCTCGGTGCCACCACCCCAAGCAACAGCCAGCTGCCATCGTCGCGGAGGGTCCGCCAGGACCTGTTGCCGCGCACCGACATCCCCGTTCCACCACAGGTGGCCACGGCCGTCGCCGCGTGGCGCGATCAAGGCGGGGACCGCCTGCTGCGTCGCTTCGCCGACCAATGGAATCTGGTGTACCGCACTATGCGGGACTCCGAACACGCCCTGGGGCCAGGATGGGTCGACTTCGCGAAACTCCGGCCGATCTGCGGGAACCTCCGCGCGATCGCCCACGACGCAGCCGGCTACCCTGCCATCCCCGACGCTCAGGCCCAGCAGCACTGGCAACAGGTGATCGAACTCGCCGAAACGGGCGGCAGCCTGTGCGAACAGGTCGGCGAGGACCCCCACGACACCCGGGCGCCGCAGTCGGTACAGGCGCTCGGTGCCGCACTCGGTCACACCACGGCGGTACTCAACCGTCTCAACACTATGTCCTGA